Part of the Nitrosopumilus piranensis genome is shown below.
TTATTAAACCTCACTCTAAATTCACCTAAAAATATCAAATGTTTTGGGTAAATTTTCAATCTTGAAGAAAAAACTCGATCAATTTAAGTAAACCAAAACAAGATTTGGACATATGAGTTGCTCAGGTGAAATAATTGATGGAGAAGAGCAATTGATTCAGATCAGGCCTGCAATATCTGCACAACTAAAAAAAGCAAAGTACGGTGTTTCTGATCACTCAACTGTAGAACTATGTCACTGGACAAAAAAATCATTCAAACATGAAGGTAATTGCTACAAACACAAGTTTTATGGAATTTCAACTCATAGGTGTATGGAATTTTCCCCAGCAGGAATGCATTGTGAGAATCGTTGTGTTTATTGTTGGAGACCAATGGAATTTTATGATTCATTAGAAATGAAACCAGAACAAGTTGCAGAACCTAAAGAAATTTTAACTAAACTAATGGCTGAAAGAAAAAAACTGATCAATGGATATTATGGAGATTCAAGAAATGATAAACAAAGATTAGATGAATCTTTACTTCCTAGCCACTATGCAATTTCACTTTCAGGAGAGCCTACAATGTATCCTAAATTACCAGAACTAATAAAATATCTAAACTCACTTCAAACAACAAAATCAATTTTTCTTGTTACAAACGGTCAAGAGCCAGACATGATTCAGAGATTACAAGACGAAGATGCATTACCTACACAATTGTATTTATCAACTAATGCAGCAGACTATAAATCGTTTTTGAAAATTAACAAGCCAAAATATGATGATTCATGGGAGAGATGGAATAGAACACTTGGTATGCTAAAACACCTAAACACACGAACTGTTCTACGAATTACATTGATCAGAGGATATAATGATCAAAAAGACATGATTCCATTATTTGCTAAAATGTTTAGAGAATCAAGTCCTCATTTTATTGAAATAAAATCATACATGCATATTGGGCGTTCTACAAACAGGTTAGAACATTCAAACATGTTAGAAATGGAAGAAGTAAAACAATTTAGTGAACAAATTACAAAACAGAGTAAAATATTCTCAGTGATGGATGAAAGTTTTGTTTCAAGAATTTCAATATTGCAAAATAATGAGAGATTTATCGATCGTTGGATTCCATCTTATGCAAATACCAGTTAGAAAATTTTTTCAAAGATTTAAACCTATGAGATAAATCATTTTTGTTTTTCATTTCGGCAAATGTTTTTTTATAATTTTTTGGAATAAAAATTGGATCATAACCCCAGCCCATTCCATTTTGGGATTTTGAAACAGTTCCATCTAATTTTGCGTCAAAAGATTTCAGAATTTTTTTATCACAATAAGTAATGATTGATACAAATTTTGCTTTTCTTTTTGTTGTGAGAAGGTTTAAAATTCCTTTGTTGCCAATAGTTTTGAATACATATGAAGAATATGGACCTGGAAATCCATTTAAAGAATCAATGAATAAACCATCATCTTCTATTATGATTGGTTTTTTGCATTTTGAAAATGCATCATATGCTTTTTTTTCTGCAATTTCTTTTAATGAAGTGGATTGAATTTCATCTAAACTTAATTTGAAAAAACCTAGTTTTATTCCAAATGAATTGAGAATACTTTTTGCTTCTTTGTATTTGTGGGAGTTTGAAGATACAAAATATAGATCAAACGACTTGTGCATACCTACCACGACTTTCAATATCTGACACTAGTTTAGTAATTTTCACGTAGTTGGCATTTCCAACTACAGATTTGTATCCAAATAAGAAATTCTTCCATGCAGGAATCATGATTTTTGCATGCGCGCTGTTTAGTATTTCTTTAATTAATCGCAGATCAACTGCATGATCCTCAGGTTTGATTGTATTTTGAGACAAACCAAAATCAATTACATAGACGTT
Proteins encoded:
- the rdgB gene encoding RdgB/HAM1 family non-canonical purine NTP pyrophosphatase, with translation MHKSFDLYFVSSNSHKYKEAKSILNSFGIKLGFFKLSLDEIQSTSLKEIAEKKAYDAFSKCKKPIIIEDDGLFIDSLNGFPGPYSSYVFKTIGNKGILNLLTTKRKAKFVSIITYCDKKILKSFDAKLDGTVSKSQNGMGWGYDPIFIPKNYKKTFAEMKNKNDLSHRFKSLKKFSNWYLHKMESNDR
- the twy1 gene encoding 4-demethylwyosine synthase TYW1, with protein sequence MSCSGEIIDGEEQLIQIRPAISAQLKKAKYGVSDHSTVELCHWTKKSFKHEGNCYKHKFYGISTHRCMEFSPAGMHCENRCVYCWRPMEFYDSLEMKPEQVAEPKEILTKLMAERKKLINGYYGDSRNDKQRLDESLLPSHYAISLSGEPTMYPKLPELIKYLNSLQTTKSIFLVTNGQEPDMIQRLQDEDALPTQLYLSTNAADYKSFLKINKPKYDDSWERWNRTLGMLKHLNTRTVLRITLIRGYNDQKDMIPLFAKMFRESSPHFIEIKSYMHIGRSTNRLEHSNMLEMEEVKQFSEQITKQSKIFSVMDESFVSRISILQNNERFIDRWIPSYANTS